The window ACATTTTGATGTTGGGATCAGCGTTGGGTGGAGGATTCCTCTGCAGCTCGATCCTGGCTCCAGACTGCTGACTGATGCCTTTGATCGTCTCTCCACCTATAGAGTTCAGAAACGACGGTTAACCACAACAACACCTTGTGTAATGGATATATTCACATGTTAGGCATATGAATCCTGAAACCACCATATTTTTCAGTCTCATGACCATTAACTAGTTTTCAAAAGTCAAATGCAAGCACGTTTCAATATGCAGTTTAGGCTTCTCCAGCTCTGGAGTTCATGCAATCTGCATTGACGGGTCACTTGCCTTTTCCAATAATGAGGCCGGTCTTCATGGTTGGGACAGTGAAGGTAAACTCCTGCAGGCCACCAGGGGGCCCCATGTTCCAGTTCCCCTGCCCGCGACCACGACCTCTGCCACCACCATGTCCTGGAGGCCCGCCAGCTTGGACGCTCcgcagcagatcagaaatgatCTCTGCGGCGTGCTGCGCTTGGTCGGGCGGACCCATGATCTGGGCTATCCTTTCTGGTGTGCTGCCGTCGTCTTTAAAAGGAGAGAACATGGCGGTTAGAGACTTGAGACATTTACGTTGCTGGATTCAACTGAACTTTTTCGGAAAAGTACAATGGGTTGTGCTAAGGTCTCAGATAATTTAGGGTTGGTGTTATCCATCAGCTTCTCAGCGTGGTGCATGAGTTTTCATCACTGACCAGACACGTTTCAACGTCGACGAAATGACTTCTCACCTGGTTTAAACTGAATCCTGACGCCTGTGTCGTTCTGTATTTTCTTGATCATTTCTCCGTTTCTGCCAATGACGATTCCCACTGCAAACCGGGGTACAGGAACCTAAATGACAGCAGAATAAAGGCAAATGTTAAGTTACTGAATAAACCCCTCATCTCTGAACTGAGAAATCTGACAATTGATGACTTAACACTCACATCTAAgctgtctcctcctccccctccttgtCCCCCATTGCCGccacctccgcctcctcctcctcctccaactcgAGAACCATACTCGCCCCTCTGCTCCCTGAAGCCTTGATCTCtgatcagctccatcaccattTCTTTGGCTTGCTGAGGAGGAAAGGGAAATGTATGTAAATACAGCACCCCTCGGCTGGTTTCCAAGGAGAGTTCAAGGAATCAGGTAGATCATACCTTAAAGATATTTATAGATCTGTGATTTTTGAAGAACAAAACTCCAACAAGCAAAGACCCACCTGAACTTTAAAAGGCTCTCCTGAAATGCGGAGTGGCTTGTCAGCGCCTGTGTTTTGGGGTCCATCTTGAATCATGACCATCTTCACGCCAGCTCTTTCCTGCCATAATAGAATCAGTTAGTCTTTGTAAACTGTGCCACCATTTTCACGACCACTCAAATACTGAACAGCTCACTGACTGAAGACTCACTTGAAGGCTTTTGATGGTTTCTCCGCCCTTTCCAATGACTAGTCCGGCTTTAGAGGCAGGGACCATAATCTCCTGGACAGTCATTCCCGGACCGTCGTTGTGGTTGAATGCTGGCGCTGGACGTCCTTTATCAACGATCTCCGTTAGAAGCCTTTTTGCCGCCCTAAAGAGGGAAAAATTACTATCATACACAGAACAATATTCCTGACATGGAtccaatgtactttttaaaataaactaagGCTGGAAGGGGACTGTTGGGTGGAAAGTTTTAACTTACTGAATGGATTCTGGTCCTCCCGTTAATGTCACTGACCTATCTGGCATTCCACCACTGTCTACAACACaggagaaataaatgaaaacatacCCACAATAAACCAAACCTATTGATTTCCTTGAATTGCAGAGATCCACAACATCAACACTGAACTTACCAGGAGCAATCTGTATTTTACAGCCCGACTCCTGCTGCAGACGTGATATTTGTTCGCCTCCTCTTCCAATAACTAAAAGAAAATGCGGCATTTCATTCCGATATCAACCACACCAGGAGGCTTTTGCAAtttagtattgttttttttaactacttACTGAATCCCACCATTCCATCTGGAACCTTGAATTCCTCAGATATTGACCTGGAAATGACAGAACAATGTTAGCTTTGTAATTAATGACCATGTGTGGCATGCTATTAATATGTAACTCAAGTATCTACCTTGGTGGTCCACCCATTCCTCCCATTGCTGAGAAGGCTGCAAAATGAGAATTTACAGTACATTAGgagaacaaatacacaacatttAAGTTCAGCACATGCAACAGACAATTCATGCTAATTTTTGGGCCAATTACTTGGTTTGGGAATCATCACAACAGCCACATACATAACTAACTACAGCTACGTCATCAGGTCACTTACCGTCGTTTGTAGCCACTTTCTTCGTCTCTGGTTGGTCTGTGACAACATGACATAATAACCAGTATAAGTATCTATCGTTATACCGATGATTACATTACTACTTATTTTTCAGTTTGAAAACAGCTTTCTGCCTGAAATGTAAATGGTTTTAGCAAACAGAGACCTGCATTGCCACCATACATACAGAGCTGGAATATACCCTAAATTGCCTATAGACTGTGTTTAGTCTCTGTTGAAACTGTTTACCTGCCTCATGATCTATATATATTGTGGTGCTGTGAAATAATATTAAGTTTCACTTTACAACAGTTATGCCCCGTGAATTTAGAATTTCTTGCAagatttttatattaaataggACTTATTTGTTTGAaactttgaatgttttttgtcatgaaaaaatatataaatttgcaaaaacaaacaaaccaataatGCCTCCACCTTAGAAAGTATAACGATAATCAGTTAacataatatatacaatataactAAATATTTCATAGCTAGGCATTGATATGAAACCACTGTATGGACAGAGTGAAACACACAATATCATACTGCATTGGCCTacactttaaaacattaaaaacgaTAACTGCACACGTGGTTAGGGAGTAATTGACTGGATGTTAGACTACATTAATTCAATCAATATACAAAAATAGAAGGAAAAAAGTACAATTAATAAACACTTCTAGGCGAATACCATTTAGTAGGtgctacaaacacacaggcaagCATCAACTATCAAGACTTGCATTGAATCGATTCGAGCCACTGACCGATATTCAGGTTAGGCATGGGAAAATACCCACCAGCGTCCTCCAGGGGCCTTTTCTGACCCCCGTAGCCAAATTCGTTAGTTGGGGGtgccgcaacgccatctccccCAATCTTCGCTGCAATCTTAGacggaaagggaaaaaaaaagaaaaattaggAACGACGTGTCCTTTTTAGCCGTTGGTGTCTGGCGCCTGCGGCCTGCAACCCTCGACTTCTGTCCGGAAGTCTGAGCCAACAAAGGAAAGTCAATACTTCCACTTAAACCGCCACTTAAATGTCGAGGTTGTTACACAGAATATGTCAGTTGTGTTTTGCAATAGCTGATAGCATTGCATTATTAAACGAGTCCAATTATTTAAGGCCGATTTTCTAATATATGCGTTCTGCCCTGTGGCGTAACGTCAGCTAATcgccgttagcttagcataagccGCCTCGTTGTCGAATCGAACGGCTGAAAATGCACCATAACTCGCCCATACGCGCGCCACCTCGACATTATTTTTGCACCAGGGTGAATTTATTGTTCTTCTTACCTGTCGAGCTCTCTGAAGAGCGTCTTTAAAAGCGTCGTTCATTCCGGCACCGTTGTTAGAGGACGGGGGAGCCACGCTGCTGTAGTCAGCCATATCTGgtgctcttctcctccttcggcGCCACAAGATGGCCGTTTACATCCACGGGAAGTGAGCCGGAAACCTCGCAGTTAAACGTCCTCTCGCGATAACGACAGTTGTTGTGTACTCGATTGTTTTGGTCTCGATTGTGACCATTTCTTGTTGTAAAGGAAGATGCACGGCCACGGttatgaaataacattttaatgtaaTGCTCACATTTCACCACATTTGCACAACCTCACACTTTGTTACAGTACAATTGTGATCTTGGTCCGTGGCTATACATTCAGCtggcttttaaaagaaaaaatgcaaacCAAAACTTAAGATTAAGTCGGATGACAATTGCATATCTTCAGTAACTTTTCCATGATTCCAGTTATTTTATTGCCTGTAGTTACCATTAATACAAGTTCACAGTTTTCGATGAGACTTAAATTGAGGTAAGCAGATTTTCAAATTGTCTAGTTAGAGTGTAGTTTATCAGAGCGCATGGAATAGCCCTGACAAAGCTGGCTCCCATTCCATTATAAAATCCTCTAATGCCACGTCTTTCATATATTCCTACCAGTCCGCCTAGCACACCCGAAGCTGGACGTGAATCTGAGCTGAAAGCTGCAAAACAAGACAAATGTCCATGAGTAAAACAGGTCAAATTGCTTCAAATTATCTCaaaatgtggggaaaaaaatgtttacccTGTGCTTGCTGCTGAGTCCTGATAACTGCCAATGGATAACTGATAATTTGCCCTGAAGCAAAGGCGACAAAACTGAAGAAGAACAGTTTGGAGTCACTGTTGTAGGCTGGATCACGCTGTGCCCAGTTTATGATCGACTGCAACCAGAAGCAAAAAAGTTAAATACATCTTTCAGACAAACTTGAGTTGTATCTTTTGGGGGTGGGGTGTTCTTCCGTCTGACCTGATGAACTGCGCACTCCACGCCTGCGTAGGGGATCATACAGAGGACGCTTGGCTTGAATCCTCTGTAAAAGCTAGACAGTGACTCGTGTCTGTAAATAGATCGAGCACAGGCCCAAACGCCATGGTAGGTGACAGCTTGCTGCAGATTCAACCTCACCTTCAGCACCTGTAGAGGATATAAAAGGGCCGATATTCCTAGAATAAACCTCCATCAACACACGCTAATGAACAATGCTACATTAAAGAAAATTCATTTTTCAGGCACAATAGTCCAACTTTCCACCATCTGGGTGATCAcagttacagtaaaaaaaaaacaaagattaatCTTTTACTCAGGTTTCTTCACAATGAAATTAAGACACAAAGCTTTCTGATTTAATGGGGTCAAATGTTGCCATCTAGATTGTGATGAATTCACCAAGCATGCTAATCAATGAATAACACAGACGTCTATCTAGTGACCATTTTACAACCTCATATGTAACTACGGACAATGGGACACACCCAAACTCGGATTCTTACATGACAATTGAGTTGCCAAGAAGCATGATGACCCATTTCGCTTGTAAGAAAGAGAACTTTTCATATGTTGATTGAGGTTAAACAGCAGGCAGGGCGCCGGCTTCTGCTCAGAGTGAAGCATCTCTTGGCCTCAGTATTGCATTTGGTCAAATGCGGCAACGGGTACGGAGATTTGTTATAAAAATCTGGggctttatgtttttttaaagcaaagtaGTGGAAGTTGTTTTACGGATATTAGAAGGAGAGGGTTTCTCAACTAAATACTGCAGTTTCTCATTATCAGAGTTTGTGATCGGAACAACTGGGAGTGTAAATCTTAAATTCATTATTATgttacaactttttaaaaaacttttttattatgcatttcatgacatttttccaACACGATAGTGGTggcaactttttaaaaaatcttttcaagcataatattacatattatttcatataaaataatataatattattatatcatGATTATCTGTAAAGTAAATACAGGtgtcaataaaatgtattggtgcaaaaaatcaaatatttgtaGTGAAGAGGAAATATAAAGTAGAATTGTAAAATGGAAATACTAAAGAACAAGTAGTGAAAAAAATGTAGAAGTAATTTACCATTTCCATTATGTTAagatattttatgaatataccTGGATCCAGGGAACGCtgacatttaacattgtatTTCATCTTTAACCATCAAGCCACTGATCCGGTACCTCTAAAGGATAGAACGCAGCGTGAGCGGCAGCACCGGAGACGCAACCCAGGCCGAAACGCTGCTGCACAGTCAGAGTCTCCTGAGCGCTGTTCTGGGTGCACACCTTCATCTGGACAAGGCGGAGAAGCTCTGAGTGAGCTCTTCAATTGGAAACAAGATACCGGTGCGTTCATCATTTAGACTGGAGCGTTTTTCTCCGTCTGTATGTCTCACCTGGGCGTAGATCAGACACTGCAGCGTCGATTGTGGCGTTCCCTTCAGCACGTTGACGGCGTTGCCTTGCCACATGGACCGCAGGCCACCCGCCCGTATTTCCTGAAAGCCTTGGGAGAAGGCTTTGGATCCATGAACCTAGAGCACACAGGAAACGCTTTCATGCTGGAACAGATGCTCCAAAAGTAAGAAGGTATCAGGTTTTTATCTCTAACTTAAAGCCCAACTCAACCCACAGTAATAACTGTGATCCTTCTGTAAAACCTCTTTGGTCAACTTCGGAGAAACATCACTAGATTTTAGGGCTTTTTCTACTTTAAAGAAACTATCAAAAAAAGCACTaaccacattttctttcttatatTTTTTCTCCACATGCATTCAAATGAATGCTTCTCCACTATCAGGAAACGGCTAATTATGTAAATCAAAGTAGGCTAGCTGATAGAAGGCTACTTCTATTCACAGACACATACATATTTCTGGTCTGAAACTGTAACATTGAAACTATGTTTCTTTGATGGGATGTCACAGcataaataaatagtaataaaCGTATTTGTGGTGGGACTGTCCCACGAACGGATGATTCAAGTGAACAGCATGTATGCAGGGAGATGTTCCTGAGTGTACTTGAAATGCGTATCAAGTTGTTCTAATTCACTGTGTTTTGAATATCATACATCATTTTGGGGGGCTCAGACCTTTAGATGAAATCTGACCTGCAGCTGGGTCTTGAGGCGGTCGATGGGCGCCGTCACAGTTCGGGATACAGCATCGGCCAGACCCGCAGCAAGAACAAACGTCCTCCATGCACCCAAACCAGAGGCCTCCTCTGGGAACTCGATGGGCATCGCACGACTTTCACCCACATCGAAAACCTACAATTGCATTCATCACCCTTTAATCATTCTGTCGCTGCTCGTGTTTGAGTGGATGTGTCACAGCATCACCAGAAGTAACATATTGGCGAGGCCGCCAGCAGAGCCCACCAGACtgtgtttccatgacgacaCCAGCTCCCCGATGCTGTCCACGGGGTTCAGGATGACATAGTGCAGGAACTCAGCCCAGTCCACCGTCATCGAACTGTCCTTATCCATCCTGGTGGATAAACACTTTGTTTTCATCACATACTGTAACGAAAGAAGCCGCGTGACAATGTGCTAGTACcgctttagaaaaaaaagcataataatTCAGGTTTAAACGCCTTCTGGAAGTGTCTCTTTTCAACAGTGATGAGTAACTGATTTTATGACAGTTGTGAGAGGAGTAATCAGCTAAGACCCAATCCATCTATTCTTTTGCAACTGCAGGCTTGATGGCATGTTCAAACTTATAGTTTATGAGGTGTATATCAATTCAGGGAACGTGATAAGATCAATAACCAGACATAGAGTAAACTGGGATGGCATATCAACCCATAAAAACCTGTTAAGAAAGAATCAATCTGCTCTGAACTCATTTAAGCCCAAGactgtttttatatttgacaTACAGTAAATTAATTTAGCTTTAAATACAATGATGAATCCATGAGGTAGTGGGCAAAAGAGGCttacatttgaataattgttggaatgcattaacgatgcattccaagtattgttcttcgaatctttatttcaacttcttctatttcttccgcggcacctttcaactccttcacactttcagctattaaaaccgttcaaatattaaaatgttcagctcctttctggcttgagggctatgacttttcagctttctacctcttatgcttgaatttatataaatcaataatcattaatattttaacatggttttcaaatggagtttgctttcaaatcctcctaaacttcttcaactttcagatttttcagcttcgcgaatctttcagctacagacaccatttcaactctcaa is drawn from Gasterosteus aculeatus chromosome 3, fGasAcu3.hap1.1, whole genome shotgun sequence and contains these coding sequences:
- the fubp1 gene encoding far upstream element-binding protein 1 isoform X2; the encoded protein is MADYSSVAPPSSNNGAGMNDAFKDALQRARQIAAKIGGDGVAAPPTNEFGYGGQKRPLEDAGGYFPMPNLNIDQPETKKVATNDAFSAMGGMGGPPRSISEEFKVPDGMVGFIIGRGGEQISRLQQESGCKIQIAPDSGGMPDRSVTLTGGPESIQAAKRLLTEIVDKGRPAPAFNHNDGPGMTVQEIMVPASKAGLVIGKGGETIKSLQERAGVKMVMIQDGPQNTGADKPLRISGEPFKVQQAKEMVMELIRDQGFREQRGEYGSRVGGGGGGGGGGNGGQGGGGGDSLDVPVPRFAVGIVIGRNGEMIKKIQNDTGVRIQFKPDDGSTPERIAQIMGPPDQAQHAAEIISDLLRSVQAGGPPGHGGGRGRGRGQGNWNMGPPGGLQEFTFTVPTMKTGLIIGKGGETIKGISQQSGARIELQRNPPPNADPNIKMFTVRGSPQQIDYARQLVEEKIGGPVTPMGGPHGGPGPHGGPGPHGPPGPPGPPGAPMGPYNPGPYNQGPPGPHGPPAPYQPQGWGNGYPHWQQGQPDPNKAAADANAAAWAAYYAQYSQQPQAPMTPTSGAPGTTQTNGQGDQQAAGQSGQADYSKAWEEYYKKTGQQSQQPQDYTKAWEEYYKKQGQAAPQATAAAAAAATQPGGQPDYSAAWAEYYRQQAAYYGTANPQAMGAAPQAPQGQ
- the fubp1 gene encoding far upstream element-binding protein 1 isoform X10 → MADYSSVAPPSSNNGAGMNDAFKDALQRARQIAAKIGGDGVAAPPTNEFGYGGQKRPLEDAGGYFPMPNLNIDQPETKKVATNDAFSAMGGMGGPPRSISEEFKVPDGMVGFIIGRGGEQISRLQQESGCKIQIAPDSGGMPDRSVTLTGGPESIQAAKRLLTEIVDKGRPAPAFNHNDGPGMTVQEIMVPASKAGLVIGKGGETIKSLQERAGVKMVMIQDGPQNTGADKPLRISGEPFKVQQAKEMVMELIRDQGFREQRGEYGSRVGGGGGGGGGGNGGQGGGGGDSLDVPVPRFAVGIVIGRNGEMIKKIQNDTGVRIQFKPDDGSTPERIAQIMGPPDQAQHAAEIISDLLRSVQAGGPPGHGGGRGRGRGQGNWNMGPPGGLQEFTFTVPTMKTGLIIGKGGETIKGISQQSGARIELQRNPPPNADPNIKMFTVRGSPQQIDYARQLVEEKIGGPVTPMGGPHGGPGPHGGPGPHGPPGPPGPPGAPMGPYNPGPYNQGPPGPHGPPAPYQPQGWGNGYPHWQQGQPDPNKAAADANAAAWAAYYAQYSQQPQAPMTPTSGAPGTTQTNGQGQQSQQPQDYTKAWEEYYKKQGQAAPQATAAAAAAATQPGGQPDYSAAWAEYYRQQAAYYGTANPQAMGAAPQAPQGQ
- the fubp1 gene encoding far upstream element-binding protein 1 isoform X15, with product MADYSSVAPPSSNNGAGMNDAFKDALQRARQIAAKIGGDGVAAPPTNEFGYGGQKRPLEDAGGYFPMPNLNIDQPETKKVATNDAFSAMGGMGGPPRSISEEFKVPDGMVGFIIGRGGEQISRLQQESGCKIQIAPDSGGMPDRSVTLTGGPESIQAAKRLLTEIVDKGRPAPAFNHNDGPGMTVQEIMVPASKAGLVIGKGGETIKSLQERAGVKMVMIQDGPQNTGADKPLRISGEPFKVQQAKEMVMELIRDQGFREQRGEYGSRVGGGGGGGGGGNGGQGGGGGDSLDVPVPRFAVGIVIGRNGEMIKKIQNDTGVRIQFKPDDGSTPERIAQIMGPPDQAQHAAEIISDLLRSVQAGGPPGHGGGRGRGRGQGNWNMGPPGGLQEFTFTVPTMKTGLIIGKGGETIKGISQQSGARIELQRNPPPNADPNIKMFTVRGSPQQIDYARQLVEEKIGGPVTPMGGPHGGPGPHGGPGPHGPPGPPGPPGAPMGPYNPGPYNQGPPGPHGPPAPYQPQGWGNGYPHWQQGQPDPSDQQAAGQSGQADYSKAWEEYYKKTGQQSQQPQDYTKAWEEYYKKQGQAAPQATAAAAAAATQPGGQPDYSAAWAEYYRQQAAYYGTANPQAMGAAPQAPQGQ
- the fubp1 gene encoding far upstream element-binding protein 1 isoform X20 — its product is MADYSSVAPPSSNNGAGMNDAFKDALQRARQIAAKIGGDGVAAPPTNEFGYGGQKRPLEDAGGYFPMPNLNIAFSAMGGMGGPPRSISEEFKVPDGMVGFIIGRGGEQISRLQQESGCKIQIAPDSGGMPDRSVTLTGGPESIQAAKRLLTEIVDKGRPAPAFNHNDGPGMTVQEIMVPASKAGLVIGKGGETIKSLQERAGVKMVMIQDGPQNTGADKPLRISGEPFKVQQAKEMVMELIRDQGFREQRGEYGSRVGGGGGGGGGGNGGQGGGGGDSLDVPVPRFAVGIVIGRNGEMIKKIQNDTGVRIQFKPDDGSTPERIAQIMGPPDQAQHAAEIISDLLRSVQAGGPPGHGGGRGRGRGQGNWNMGPPGGLQEFTFTVPTMKTGLIIGKGGETIKGISQQSGARIELQRNPPPNADPNIKMFTVRGSPQQIDYARQLVEEKIGGPVTPMGGPHGGPGPHGGPGPHGPPGPPGPPGAPMGPYNPGPYNQGPPGPHGPPAPYQPQGWGNGYPHWQQGQPDPSDQQAAGQSGQADYSKAWEEYYKKTGQQSQQPQDYTKAWEEYYKKQGQAAPQATAAAAAAATQPGGQPDYSAAWAEYYRQQAAYYGTANPQAMGAAPQAPQGQ
- the fubp1 gene encoding far upstream element-binding protein 1 isoform X12 — protein: MADYSSVAPPSSNNGAGMNDAFKDALQRARQIAAKIGGDGVAAPPTNEFGYGGQKRPLEDADQPETKKVATNDAFSAMGGMGGPPRSISEEFKVPDGMVGFIIGRGGEQISRLQQESGCKIQIAPDSGGMPDRSVTLTGGPESIQAAKRLLTEIVDKGRPAPAFNHNDGPGMTVQEIMVPASKAGLVIGKGGETIKSLQERAGVKMVMIQDGPQNTGADKPLRISGEPFKVQQAKEMVMELIRDQGFREQRGEYGSRVGGGGGGGGGGNGGQGGGGGDSLDVPVPRFAVGIVIGRNGEMIKKIQNDTGVRIQFKPDDGSTPERIAQIMGPPDQAQHAAEIISDLLRSVQAGGPPGHGGGRGRGRGQGNWNMGPPGGLQEFTFTVPTMKTGLIIGKGGETIKGISQQSGARIELQRNPPPNADPNIKMFTVRGSPQQIDYARQLVEEKIGGPVTPMGGPHGGPGPHGGPGPHGPPGPPGPPGAPMGPYNPGPYNQGPPGPHGPPAPYQPQGWGNGYPHWQQGQPDPNKAAADANAAAWAAYYAQYSQQPQAPMTPTSGAPGTTQTNGQGQQSQQPQDYTKAWEEYYKKQGQAAPQATAAAAAAATQPGGQPDYSAAWAEYYRQQAAYYGTANPQAMGAAPQAPQGQ
- the fubp1 gene encoding far upstream element-binding protein 1 isoform X3: MADYSSVAPPSSNNGAGMNDAFKDALQRARQIAAKIGGDGVAAPPTNEFGYGGQKRPLEDADQPETKKVATNDAFSAMGGMGGPPRSISEEFKVPDGMVGFIIGRGGEQISRLQQESGCKIQIAPDSGGMPDRSVTLTGGPESIQAAKRLLTEIVDKGRPAPAFNHNDGPGMTVQEIMVPASKAGLVIGKGGETIKSLQERAGVKMVMIQDGPQNTGADKPLRISGEPFKVQQAKEMVMELIRDQGFREQRGEYGSRVGGGGGGGGGGNGGQGGGGGDSLDVPVPRFAVGIVIGRNGEMIKKIQNDTGVRIQFKPDDGSTPERIAQIMGPPDQAQHAAEIISDLLRSVQAGGPPGHGGGRGRGRGQGNWNMGPPGGLQEFTFTVPTMKTGLIIGKGGETIKGISQQSGARIELQRNPPPNADPNIKMFTVRGSPQQIDYARQLVEEKIGGPVTPMGGPHGGPGPHGGPGPHGPPGPPGPPGAPMGPYNPGPYNQGPPGPHGPPAPYQPQGWGNGYPHWQQGQPDPNKAAADANAAAWAAYYAQYSQQPQAPMTPTSGAPGTTQTNGQGDQQAAGQSGQADYSKAWEEYYKKTGQQSQQPQDYTKAWEEYYKKQGQAAPQATAAAAAAATQPGGQPDYSAAWAEYYRQQAAYYGTANPQAMGAAPQAPQVHPR
- the fubp1 gene encoding far upstream element-binding protein 1 isoform X1 yields the protein MADYSSVAPPSSNNGAGMNDAFKDALQRARQIAAKIGGDGVAAPPTNEFGYGGQKRPLEDAGGYFPMPNLNIDQPETKKVATNDAFSAMGGMGGPPRSISEEFKVPDGMVGFIIGRGGEQISRLQQESGCKIQIAPDSGGMPDRSVTLTGGPESIQAAKRLLTEIVDKGRPAPAFNHNDGPGMTVQEIMVPASKAGLVIGKGGETIKSLQERAGVKMVMIQDGPQNTGADKPLRISGEPFKVQQAKEMVMELIRDQGFREQRGEYGSRVGGGGGGGGGGNGGQGGGGGDSLDVPVPRFAVGIVIGRNGEMIKKIQNDTGVRIQFKPDDGSTPERIAQIMGPPDQAQHAAEIISDLLRSVQAGGPPGHGGGRGRGRGQGNWNMGPPGGLQEFTFTVPTMKTGLIIGKGGETIKGISQQSGARIELQRNPPPNADPNIKMFTVRGSPQQIDYARQLVEEKIGGPVTPMGGPHGGPGPHGGPGPHGPPGPPGPPGAPMGPYNPGPYNQGPPGPHGPPAPYQPQGWGNGYPHWQQGQPDPNKAAADANAAAWAAYYAQYSQQPQAPMTPTSGAPGTTQTNGQGDQQAAGQSGQADYSKAWEEYYKKTGQQSQQPQDYTKAWEEYYKKQGQAAPQATAAAAAAATQPGGQPDYSAAWAEYYRQQAAYYGTANPQAMGAAPQAPQVHPR
- the fubp1 gene encoding far upstream element-binding protein 1 isoform X17 yields the protein MADYSSVAPPSSNNGAGMNDAFKDALQRARQIAAKIGGDGVAAPPTNEFGYGGQKRPLEDADQPETKKVATNDAFSAMGGMGGPPRSISEEFKVPDGMVGFIIGRGGEQISRLQQESGCKIQIAPDSGGMPDRSVTLTGGPESIQAAKRLLTEIVDKGRPAPAFNHNDGPGMTVQEIMVPASKAGLVIGKGGETIKSLQERAGVKMVMIQDGPQNTGADKPLRISGEPFKVQQAKEMVMELIRDQGFREQRGEYGSRVGGGGGGGGGGNGGQGGGGGDSLDVPVPRFAVGIVIGRNGEMIKKIQNDTGVRIQFKPDDGSTPERIAQIMGPPDQAQHAAEIISDLLRSVQAGGPPGHGGGRGRGRGQGNWNMGPPGGLQEFTFTVPTMKTGLIIGKGGETIKGISQQSGARIELQRNPPPNADPNIKMFTVRGSPQQIDYARQLVEEKIGGPVTPMGGPHGGPGPHGGPGPHGPPGPPGPPGAPMGPYNPGPYNQGPPGPHGPPAPYQPQGWGNGYPHWQQGQPDPSDQQAAGQSGQADYSKAWEEYYKKTGQQSQQPQDYTKAWEEYYKKQGQAAPQATAAAAAAATQPGGQPDYSAAWAEYYRQQAAYYGTANPQAMGAAPQAPQVHPR
- the fubp1 gene encoding far upstream element-binding protein 1 isoform X8, with protein sequence MADYSSVAPPSSNNGAGMNDAFKDALQRARQIAAKIGGDGVAAPPTNEFGYGGQKRPLEDAGGYFPMPNLNIDQPETKKVATNDAFSAMGGMGGPPRSISEEFKVPDGMVGFIIGRGGEQISRLQQESGCKIQIAPDSGGMPDRSVTLTGGPESIQAAKRLLTEIVDKGRPAPAFNHNDGPGMTVQEIMVPASKAGLVIGKGGETIKSLQERAGVKMVMIQDGPQNTGADKPLRISGEPFKVQQAKEMVMELIRDQGFREQRGEYGSRVGGGGGGGGGGNGGQGGGGGDSLDVPVPRFAVGIVIGRNGEMIKKIQNDTGVRIQFKPDDGSTPERIAQIMGPPDQAQHAAEIISDLLRSVQAGGPPGHGGGRGRGRGQGNWNMGPPGGLQEFTFTVPTMKTGLIIGKGGETIKGISQQSGARIELQRNPPPNADPNIKMFTVRGSPQQIDYARQLVEEKIGGPVTPMGGPHGGPGPHGGPGPHGPPGPPGPPGAPMGPYNPGPYNQGPPGPHGPPAPYQPQGWGNGYPHWQQGQPDPNKAAADANAAAWAAYYAQYSQQPQAPMTPTSGAPGTTQTNGQGQQSQQPQDYTKAWEEYYKKQGQAAPQATAAAAAAATQPGGQPDYSAAWAEYYRQQAAYYGTANPQAMGAAPQAPQVHPR
- the fubp1 gene encoding far upstream element-binding protein 1 isoform X11 yields the protein MADYSSVAPPSSNNGAGMNDAFKDALQRARQIAAKIGGDGVAAPPTNEFGYGGQKRPLEDADQPETKKVATNDAFSAMGGMGGPPRSISEEFKVPDGMVGFIIGRGGEQISRLQQESGCKIQIAPDSGGMPDRSVTLTGGPESIQAAKRLLTEIVDKGRPAPAFNHNDGPGMTVQEIMVPASKAGLVIGKGGETIKSLQERAGVKMVMIQDGPQNTGADKPLRISGEPFKVQQAKEMVMELIRDQGFREQRGEYGSRVGGGGGGGGGGNGGQGGGGGDSLDVPVPRFAVGIVIGRNGEMIKKIQNDTGVRIQFKPDDGSTPERIAQIMGPPDQAQHAAEIISDLLRSVQAGGPPGHGGGRGRGRGQGNWNMGPPGGLQEFTFTVPTMKTGLIIGKGGETIKGISQQSGARIELQRNPPPNADPNIKMFTVRGSPQQIDYARQLVEEKIGGPVTPMGGPHGGPGPHGGPGPHGPPGPPGPPGAPMGPYNPGPYNQGPPGPHGPPAPYQPQGWGNGYPHWQQGQPDPNKAAADANAAAWAAYYAQYSQQPQAPMTPTSGAPGTTQTNGQGQQSQQPQDYTKAWEEYYKKQGQAAPQATAAAAAAATQPGGQPDYSAAWAEYYRQQAAYYGTANPQAMGAAPQAPQVHPR